Genomic segment of Vicinamibacterales bacterium:
GATCACCTCTTTCGCTTCGTGATCGAGAAAATCGATCTTCGCGCCCGCCATGCCGTTGGCGCGGCACAACTCCCAGAACTGCCGGCGCTGCTCCGGTGTCTGCATCTCGCGGCTGTGCTTCCACAGCAGCACCCCGACCTTGTGCTGCCGCGCGTGCTCGCCGAACGCCTTCAGCTGCTCCGGCGTCCACTGGCGCCAGACACCTTCGACCACGTGATACTCGTAGCCGAGCTTCGCGGCCCGCTCGGTGAACCCTTTCAGCCCCTCGTAGGTGTTGTCGCCGCCGTCGAGATAGCGCCACACGGCGCGCCCGGGGCGCACCCATGGCGCGGCGATGCCTTCCGGAAACAGCGCCGGATCCGGCGCCGGCGCAAGGTTGTGCAGAACGTCACTGTTGACGAGCCCATTCAGATCCGGGGCGGCGAGGACGACGCGCCACGGCGTGACGATGCGGCCGGTCACCACGGCCGGACGGGCGAGCCGCTGCACGTCTTCGGCGCGGTAGCGCAGCGCGTACGGATACGAGACCGGGTGGGCGTGGCCGAGACGGGCGACGTACCCGCCGCGGCCGTCGGCGTGCAGCGCCATGCCGGCATAGTTCGTGAGCGCGGCCTCGGTGATCGAGGCGTAGCCGGCGGCGCCCGGCAGCTTGTAGGTCAGCGGCGGCGCCGCCCAGTCGCCGGCCGGGACGTCCTCGATCGCGCGCTTCACGTAGAGCGCTTCGTAGTGGCCGTGCAGATCGTGCGACCACGTCATCGCTCCCGGCGGCAGCTTGAACGTCGTCCCCTCGTCGGGCGTTCGGGCGATGGAGTCCGGGTGCTCCGGGACGATGAACCTGAAGGCTGCGCCGGTATCGAACACCCGGATCTCGAGACGCGCGTCGACGTGCGTCCGCGCGTGCTGGAACGCCAGCGCGAGGTTGCTGCTGCGGTCGCGCGCCAGCGCATGAACGCCGCGCGTCGGGTAGGTGAGATCAGTCGCGGACGTGGAGATGACGTCGCTGAGCAGCACGTTGTCGGTGAGCGACACGCCGTCGACGATCATCCCCGGCGTCGACCAGTCGAGGACGAGCGCGGCATCCCGCCGGACGCGGTAGCGCATCCCCCCTGCCGCGCTGACCTGCAGCTCGAACGTGAGATGCCCGTCGGGGCTCGTCACGGTGTGCTGTCGTGGCCGCGGCGGCTGCGCCGCCTCGAACGCCGCGGGGCCGGCGAGCGCCGCGACGGCGGCGAGCGCGAGCATCGCCGCGCCTACTCGAACCAGAGCAGCGGCTGGCGGATGAAGAAGTTGCGGATGATCTCCTCGACGCTCGAGTCGGCCGGCAGCGTCGACCACAGCTCGATGTAGGCCGGCTGCTTCAGCGCGACTCCCGCGAACAGCAGGCTGGCCTGCCGCATCGGCCACTGCTCGTGGTACATCACGTCCGGCGGCTTCGGCCACGACTTCTTGTCGCGAATGTACGGCACCATGTAGGCCATCGCCTTGCGCATTCCCCGCCCGTCTGGCAGCTCGAACGTCCACAGGTCGTCCTCCGGAGTCGAGAGAATCTGGGCGATGGTGGCCATCGCCTCCAGGTTGAAGAGCGAGTACCCATAGGGTTTGGTCCGCCCGAGCTCGCGCGGGAAGCTGCCATCGGCCGCCATCTGCTCCAGCAGCACGGTCTTGAACCGCGTCCGCGCATCACGGATCAGCGCCTGGTTGCCGGTGTACTGCGCGAAGGCGGCCACCTGCATCACCCAGCAGGTCGCGTGGTTGTTGGTCGTATCGCGCTCGTCGATCCCGTACTTGTCGGTCGTCAGCCACTCGAGGTATTCGGCGAACCAGCGCTTGCTCTCCGCGGCATCGTCACGCGACCAGCCGCGCGAGCCCTCGAGGCGCTCGAGCGCCCGGACCACTTCGACGAGGTGGATGGTATCGATGATCCCCGTGCCGCGGCCGGTCACGCGTCCCTGAATCGCCTGCGCGTAGCGAAGCGCGGGGTGCATGCGCGTGGTCCGCCCGATGAACCAGGCGCGCGCGTGGCGTCCGGCATGGATCGAATACTTCTGATCTCTGGTGAGGAGGTAGGCGGCGGCGAGCGCCGGCAGCTGCACCGACAACCGCATCAGCGCGCGGCGATGGTCGTTGAAGTTGTCCGGATTGCTCATCCCGTCGCGCTGGATGTACGGACCCTTGGGATTCTGGGGATCGGGCCACCAGTAGTCCCCTTCGGAGAAGTAGTCGTGGACGCCGCCGGCGCTTCGCGGCGACCGTGACGCGGTGATGGTGAGCGGGGGTTCCTTGAGGTAGCGATCGGCGGCGGCGATCACGCGCGCGCGCTCGCGGTCGGCATCGAACTGCGGCGCCGCCGGCGCCACGGACAACACGAGCGCACCCAACACGATCGCGGTTCGCATCCTATTTGCTCCGGCTCGATCGGCGCACCACCAGCCGCGGCGGGATCACCACCCGCCTCGGCGGGGCAGGCGCCCCGCGGGTCTCTCCTTCGACGCGCTCGAGCAGCAGCTCGGCGGCCGCCTTGCCCTGGTCCTCCCGGGACCAGCTCACCGTGGTCAGCGGCACCCGCAGCATATCTCCAAGCGCGATGTCGCCGGCGCCGACCACGGCGATGTCCTCCGGGACGCGCAGCCCGGCGTCCCAGATTGCCTTCATCGCGCCGATGGCGCTCGGGTCGTTGGCGGCGAACACCGCGTCGACGCGCGACGACCGGGGCAGCGCGAGCAGCTTCTGCATGCCCTGATAGCCGTCGGCCTCCTTGAAGCCGCCGCGGACCACCCACGCGGGATGCGCCTTGACGCCGGCCTGGCGCAGCGCGGCGCGATAGCCGGCGGCGCGCCGGCGCGCGTGCACCACGGCGGTGCCGGTGATGTGCGCGATCGCCCGGCGTCCCTGCGCGAGCAGGTGGGCGGCGGCGAGCCGTCCCACTTCCTCGTCGTCGGTGACGACGCGATCGCAGGGCACGTCCTGATGGTCGTCGCGGTCGATCATCACCAGCCCGATGCCGAGGGCGGCGAGCTGCTGCAGGAGATCGGTGTTGCCGGTGGCGCTCGCGGATCCGAGGACGATGCCGTCGACCTGGCGCTGCCGCAGCATGTCGAGCTCCTGCCGTTCCTTGGCGGGGTCCTCGCTCGAGCTGCACAGCAGGAGGCCGTAGCCGCGCGCGCTCGCCACGGTCTCGAGTCCGGCGACGATCTCGACGAAGAAGGAGTGCATCAGATCGGGAATCACGACGCCCAGGGTGTGGGTGCGGCGGAGGGTGAGGCTGCGCGCGACGGCGTTGGGCTGGTAGCCCAGCTCGGCGACCTTGGCGAGGACGCGGGCGCGGGTGGCGTGGCCGATGTCGTCCCGGTTGTTGAGCACCTTGGAGACGGTGGTGATCGACACGCCGAGCTCGCCGGCGATCCGCTTCATCGTGGTGGTGGGAGGCATGGCGAATCGACTTTAGCGTTAAAGTAAGTTGACTTTATCGGTAAAGGATCGTATCACAGGCGCCGCTCACACCCTCGGGCCCTTCCACGCAGGAGGCTTGGCATGACGTGGTTCACCCGGTTCGGGCGCGGCGCGCATCTGCGGCGGGCGCTGCTGCTCACGCTCGCCGCGGCGCTGCCGGCCGGCGCCCAGGACACCGGCACGCTGTCCGGCACGATCGTCGACACCAGCGGCCAGGTGGTCCCCGGCGCCGCGGTGACGCTCGCCAACGAGGCCACCGCCGCCGCGCGCACCACGACCAGCACCGATCGCGGCGCGTTCACCTTCCGCGCCGTGCCGCCGGGCTCCTACACGGTACGGGTCGAGCTGCAGGGCTTCCGCACGCTCGAACAGACGCGCAACGTCGTCAACGCCAGCAGCCACGTCGATCTCGGACCGCTCAAGCTGGAGGTCGGCACGTTGAGCGAGATCGTCTCGGTGGTCGCCGAAGGGGCGGCGATCGAGACCAAGAACAGCGACTATTCCGGCCTGCTGACCGCGACCCAGATCTCGCAGATCCAGAGCCGCGGCCGCGACGTGGTCAACCTGCTGCGGCTGCTGCCCGGCGTGCACTACGAGGCGGACATCGAGGCGATGGGCGACAGCTTCGGCTCGCTGATGCCGAACATCGGCGGCATGCGCAAGCACTGGAACCAGGTGACGGTCGACGGGCTCAACGGCAACGAGCTGTCGGGCGCCAACCGCATGAACTCGTCGATCAACCTCGACGCGATCGCCGAAGTCAAGGTGCTGCTCAACACCTACAAGGCGGAGTTCGGCCACAGCGGCGGCGCCAACATCGAGATCGTCAGCAAGAGCGGCAGCGCGACCTACACCGGGTCGGCGTATTGGTACGGCAAGCGCGACGCGTGGAACGCGACGCCGTGGGAGAACAACCGCGCCGGCCTCGCCAGGCCGAAGCTGCACGTCGATACGCCGGGCTTCAACCTGGGCGGCCCCGTCCGGCTGCCCGGGCTGTGGAACCAGGGGGCGGAGAAGCGCCTGTTCTTCTTCTATTCGTTCGAAGGGCCGCAGGTGCAGCGCCCCGGGCCGGTGCGGCTGTACCGGATGCCGACCGCGCGCGAGCGGCAGGGGGACTTCTCGCAGACGTTCGACGCCAACGGACGGCTGATCAACATCCGGGATCCGCAGTCCGCGGCGGCGTGCAACGTGATCAGCGGCGGCGCCGGCTGTTTCGCCGGCAACGTGATTCCGTCGAACCGGCTCGACGCGAACGCGCTCGCCCTGCTGAACATGCTGCCGCTGCCGAACACGAGCAGCGCCAACAACACCTACAACTTCCAGCGCCAGGAGACCTCGACGAATCCGCGGTTCAATCACCTGATCCGCCTCGACGCCCGCCCGTCCGGGCACGACAGCTACTGGGGGTCGGTGCGCACCTGGCGCTCGAGCCAG
This window contains:
- a CDS encoding alginate lyase family protein produces the protein MRTAIVLGALVLSVAPAAPQFDADRERARVIAAADRYLKEPPLTITASRSPRSAGGVHDYFSEGDYWWPDPQNPKGPYIQRDGMSNPDNFNDHRRALMRLSVQLPALAAAYLLTRDQKYSIHAGRHARAWFIGRTTRMHPALRYAQAIQGRVTGRGTGIIDTIHLVEVVRALERLEGSRGWSRDDAAESKRWFAEYLEWLTTDKYGIDERDTTNNHATCWVMQVAAFAQYTGNQALIRDARTRFKTVLLEQMAADGSFPRELGRTKPYGYSLFNLEAMATIAQILSTPEDDLWTFELPDGRGMRKAMAYMVPYIRDKKSWPKPPDVMYHEQWPMRQASLLFAGVALKQPAYIELWSTLPADSSVEEIIRNFFIRQPLLWFE
- a CDS encoding LacI family DNA-binding transcriptional regulator yields the protein MPPTTTMKRIAGELGVSITTVSKVLNNRDDIGHATRARVLAKVAELGYQPNAVARSLTLRRTHTLGVVIPDLMHSFFVEIVAGLETVASARGYGLLLCSSSEDPAKERQELDMLRQRQVDGIVLGSASATGNTDLLQQLAALGIGLVMIDRDDHQDVPCDRVVTDDEEVGRLAAAHLLAQGRRAIAHITGTAVVHARRRAAGYRAALRQAGVKAHPAWVVRGGFKEADGYQGMQKLLALPRSSRVDAVFAANDPSAIGAMKAIWDAGLRVPEDIAVVGAGDIALGDMLRVPLTTVSWSREDQGKAAAELLLERVEGETRGAPAPPRRVVIPPRLVVRRSSRSK
- a CDS encoding glycoside hydrolase family 97 catalytic domain-containing protein, which translates into the protein MLALAAVAALAGPAAFEAAQPPRPRQHTVTSPDGHLTFELQVSAAGGMRYRVRRDAALVLDWSTPGMIVDGVSLTDNVLLSDVISTSATDLTYPTRGVHALARDRSSNLALAFQHARTHVDARLEIRVFDTGAAFRFIVPEHPDSIARTPDEGTTFKLPPGAMTWSHDLHGHYEALYVKRAIEDVPAGDWAAPPLTYKLPGAAGYASITEAALTNYAGMALHADGRGGYVARLGHAHPVSYPYALRYRAEDVQRLARPAVVTGRIVTPWRVVLAAPDLNGLVNSDVLHNLAPAPDPALFPEGIAAPWVRPGRAVWRYLDGGDNTYEGLKGFTERAAKLGYEYHVVEGVWRQWTPEQLKAFGEHARQHKVGVLLWKHSREMQTPEQRRQFWELCRANGMAGAKIDFLDHEAKEVIDLYDAILREAAEHRLVVNVHGANKPTGMDRTWPNELTREAVWGFEHRGAAPWGPHNATLPFTRYLAGNGDYTPTVFGDRRRETSWPHQIATAIVFTSTLLVFGGHPQSFLDSPAADVLRAIPATWDETIVLPPSEIGEIAVMARRAGRDWFVASVNGAAGRTVRVVPRFLAPGRYTATIVRDVPTDAAAMTVDRVPLSPSTPLTFAVRPGGGFVALIRPE